From a region of the Enterobacter sp. JBIWA008 genome:
- a CDS encoding DotU family type VI secretion system protein, with protein MQERQDTGSDAAFTGASSNNQLVAAANPLLNAIPQIRHSVSHDDQVALRQRLIDEIRRFEVRCQQAGLPYEVIVGARYCLCTALDEAAALTPWGSSGVWSSNGLLVTFHNETWGGEKFFQLLARLSQNPREHILLLEMINYCLLLGFEGRYRVLDNGRTQLETIKQRLWQMIRGVRGSYPPPLSPHPEDRPVLRKLWRPMVPLWACVALAGFIACLFYIVLNWRLGDNTSPVLAKIYQSQLPETTIQQPARQLPAVLNLRGFLKPEIEAGLVAVKDEADRSVVILKGDGLFASASTVVRDRYEPVINRIAQAMNNVSGKILVVGYSDNVPIRSARFASNYELSLERARSVQKMLQGSLSQPGRVKAEGRGEINPVAPNTTPENRARNRRVEITLLVSPENTQAELNGLPQGN; from the coding sequence ATGCAGGAACGACAGGACACCGGCAGTGATGCCGCGTTTACCGGAGCCAGTAGCAACAACCAGCTGGTGGCGGCCGCCAATCCGCTGCTCAATGCGATTCCGCAGATCCGTCACTCGGTCTCCCATGACGATCAGGTGGCGTTACGCCAGCGCCTGATCGATGAGATTCGCCGTTTCGAAGTCCGCTGCCAGCAGGCGGGGCTGCCCTACGAAGTGATCGTCGGGGCGCGCTACTGCCTGTGTACGGCGCTCGATGAGGCTGCCGCGCTTACCCCCTGGGGCAGCAGCGGCGTCTGGTCAAGCAACGGCCTGCTGGTGACGTTCCATAACGAAACCTGGGGCGGCGAGAAGTTTTTCCAGCTGCTGGCGCGCCTGTCGCAGAACCCTCGCGAGCATATCCTGCTGCTGGAGATGATCAACTACTGCCTGCTGCTGGGCTTCGAAGGACGCTATCGGGTGCTGGACAATGGCCGCACCCAGCTTGAAACCATCAAGCAGCGGCTGTGGCAGATGATCCGCGGCGTGCGCGGCAGCTATCCCCCACCGCTTTCTCCGCATCCGGAAGATCGTCCGGTGCTGCGCAAGCTCTGGCGGCCGATGGTTCCCCTGTGGGCCTGCGTGGCGCTGGCCGGGTTTATCGCCTGCCTGTTTTATATCGTGCTTAACTGGCGTCTTGGCGATAACACCAGCCCGGTACTGGCGAAGATTTACCAGTCCCAGCTGCCGGAAACCACAATTCAGCAGCCGGCCCGTCAGCTACCGGCGGTGCTGAACCTGCGCGGCTTCCTGAAGCCTGAAATCGAGGCTGGCCTGGTCGCGGTGAAGGACGAAGCGGATCGCAGCGTCGTTATCCTGAAGGGCGACGGGCTGTTTGCCTCTGCCTCTACCGTCGTGCGTGACCGCTATGAACCGGTCATCAACCGCATTGCGCAGGCGATGAATAACGTCAGCGGCAAAATTCTGGTGGTGGGCTACAGCGACAACGTGCCGATCCGCAGCGCGCGCTTTGCCTCGAACTATGAACTCTCTCTGGAACGCGCCCGCTCGGTACAGAAAATGCTGCAGGGAAGCCTCTCTCAGCCTGGCCGCGTAAAGGCGGAAGGGCGGGGCGAGATTAACCCGGTGGCGCCGAACACGACGCCGGAAAACCGCGCCCGTAACCGCCGTGTGGAGATTACTCTGCTGGTGTCGCCTGAAAACACTCAGGCCGAGCTGAACGGATTGCCGCAAGGAAACTAA
- the tssK gene encoding type VI secretion system baseplate subunit TssK produces MTKAEKVVWTEGMFLRPHHFQRTESYLLNHVREWGALQRSYLWGFLDVELDEAMLRQGCIALSYCSGLLPDGTFFQVRNGRNGPAPLKIPDNLTNEKVVLALPVRRGEREEVIFSEEPASLARFIAFEQEVEDDNAMSVGDATVQFGRLRLTLMLEKDLTAEWTAIGVAFVAEKRNDNHVRLDNSYIPPMLNANNSPQIYSMINDLHGLLVQRSQQIGGRLRQPGRFNTSEMIEFTLLSLVNRHLGEVSHLKTLPLLHPETLWRSWLPFATELATWTSQRTAESVLPIYDHDDLANCFSKLMLMLRQGLSLVMEDHAIQLPLNERSHGLNIATVPETSMVREFGFVLAVKANVPGEHLQTHFPAQMKVAPVSKIRDLVQLQLPGIMLRAMPVAPPQIPWHAGYSYFELEKGSELWHEMDKSGAFALHLAGEFPGLDMEFWAIRSPTE; encoded by the coding sequence ATGACGAAAGCAGAAAAGGTCGTCTGGACCGAAGGCATGTTCCTGCGTCCACACCATTTTCAGCGGACTGAAAGCTATCTGCTCAACCATGTTCGTGAATGGGGTGCGCTACAGCGGTCATATCTCTGGGGCTTTCTTGACGTTGAGCTGGATGAAGCGATGCTTCGTCAGGGCTGCATTGCCCTGAGCTACTGCAGCGGCTTGCTGCCGGACGGTACCTTTTTCCAGGTGCGTAACGGGCGCAACGGTCCTGCACCGCTGAAAATTCCTGACAATCTCACCAACGAAAAGGTAGTGCTCGCACTGCCGGTCCGTCGTGGCGAGAGAGAAGAGGTGATTTTTAGCGAAGAGCCGGCCTCGCTGGCGCGCTTTATCGCGTTCGAGCAAGAGGTGGAAGACGATAACGCCATGTCGGTGGGGGACGCCACCGTTCAGTTTGGCCGTCTGCGTCTGACCCTGATGCTTGAAAAAGATCTCACGGCGGAATGGACCGCCATCGGCGTGGCGTTTGTGGCCGAGAAACGCAACGACAACCACGTGCGCCTTGATAACAGCTACATTCCGCCGATGCTGAACGCCAATAACAGCCCGCAGATCTACAGCATGATCAACGATCTGCACGGCTTGCTGGTGCAGCGCAGCCAGCAGATTGGCGGCCGACTGCGCCAGCCCGGCCGCTTTAACACCTCTGAAATGATTGAGTTTACGCTGCTGTCGCTGGTTAACCGTCATCTGGGCGAGGTGTCTCATTTAAAAACCCTCCCGCTGCTGCATCCGGAAACGCTCTGGCGCAGCTGGCTGCCGTTTGCCACCGAGCTCGCCACCTGGACGTCGCAGCGTACCGCCGAAAGCGTGCTGCCGATTTACGATCATGACGATCTGGCAAACTGCTTCAGCAAGCTGATGCTGATGCTGCGCCAGGGTCTGTCGCTGGTGATGGAAGACCATGCCATTCAGCTGCCGCTTAACGAACGCTCTCACGGCCTGAACATCGCCACGGTGCCTGAAACCAGCATGGTGCGTGAGTTCGGCTTCGTGCTGGCGGTAAAAGCCAACGTGCCAGGCGAACACCTGCAAACCCACTTCCCGGCGCAGATGAAGGTCGCGCCGGTCTCGAAAATCCGCGATCTGGTTCAGCTTCAGCTGCCGGGCATTATGCTGCGCGCCATGCCGGTCGCGCCGCCGCAGATCCCGTGGCATGCCGGCTACAGCTACTTTGAACTGGAGAAGGGCAGCGAGCTGTGGCACGAGATGGATAAGTCCGGCGCATTCGCCCTGCACCTTGCAGGGGAGTTCCCGGGGCTGGATATGGAGTTTTGGGCCATCCGTAGCCCGACAGAATAA
- the tssJ gene encoding type VI secretion system lipoprotein TssJ → MNNKNFHKLWLFFYAVIFALVSGCTSSSHSDPSRYNLQFQAHPQINESAPLKVRVLLLKSDADFMSSDFYSLQNNASATLGANLLNSDVFFLMPGQLSKTLSGQSSPEARYIGVMAEYQVLDGKKWRVSLPLPVPGENHIYQFWKWSADELQANVFLDVNGIRVISQ, encoded by the coding sequence ATGAATAATAAAAATTTTCATAAGCTGTGGTTATTCTTTTACGCGGTGATTTTCGCCCTGGTCAGTGGTTGTACGTCGTCTTCACACAGCGACCCCTCCCGCTACAATCTGCAGTTTCAGGCTCATCCACAGATCAATGAATCTGCGCCGCTTAAGGTCCGGGTATTGTTGCTGAAATCCGATGCGGATTTCATGTCCAGCGACTTCTACTCCCTGCAGAACAACGCGTCAGCCACGCTTGGCGCGAATCTGCTGAACAGCGACGTGTTCTTCCTGATGCCGGGACAGCTGTCCAAAACCCTCAGCGGGCAAAGTTCTCCGGAGGCCCGCTATATCGGCGTGATGGCGGAGTATCAGGTGCTGGATGGCAAAAAATGGCGCGTTTCACTCCCTCTGCCTGTGCCAGGCGAAAATCATATCTACCAGTTCTGGAAATGGTCCGCGGATGAACTTCAGGCCAACGTTTTTCTCGACGTAAACGGCATTCGGGTCATCAGCCAGTAA
- a CDS encoding SH3 domain-containing protein: MKMRVLFSLLFVMAVAGCKAPQKPVINDDTIETSQVNGVTLTHRHAVTPPTEFTPVNAPYRAMYPASLMSRPDFGGKVIRNLETGKTYVVLGQVEHYWMALADEGNEQLIGYVPMRAVIKADQYDAAVRKQAIRPKARKKATCVDVDGNSKACKDSANGTWILN, translated from the coding sequence ATGAAAATGCGCGTACTGTTTTCACTTCTGTTTGTAATGGCGGTGGCGGGCTGTAAAGCGCCGCAGAAACCTGTGATCAACGACGATACGATCGAGACCAGCCAGGTCAACGGCGTCACCTTAACCCACCGTCACGCCGTTACGCCGCCGACGGAGTTCACCCCAGTTAACGCTCCTTATCGCGCCATGTATCCGGCCTCTCTGATGAGCCGTCCTGACTTCGGCGGCAAGGTTATCCGTAACCTCGAGACCGGAAAAACGTATGTGGTGCTGGGGCAGGTTGAACACTACTGGATGGCGCTAGCCGATGAAGGTAACGAGCAGCTGATTGGTTACGTCCCGATGCGCGCCGTTATTAAGGCCGACCAGTACGACGCCGCGGTGCGTAAACAGGCCATTCGTCCTAAGGCGCGTAAAAAAGCGACCTGTGTTGATGTCGATGGCAATAGCAAAGCCTGCAAAGACAGCGCTAACGGTACCTGGATCCTGAACTAA
- a CDS encoding FdhF/YdeP family oxidoreductase, protein MNKKRRSVPGIRHYDGPAGGWGALKATAIAVRTQMDTLDAPATLLRTNQPDGFDCPGCAWPDKEHKSTFQFCENGAKAVTWEATSKRVTPAFLAENSVSSLLAKSDFELEGYGRLTHPLRYDRASDTLRPVEWDEAFQRIGEVLRGLEPDQVEFYTSGRASNEAAYLFQLFAREYGTNNFPDCSNMCHEATSVGLPRSIGIGKGTVSLDDFDKTELVISIGHNPGTNHPRMMGTLHELARRNVPIIVFNPLRERALERFADPQSVIEMATYGSTDIASTYFQVKAGGDAAALKGIAKHLLEMEAERGDVLDRAFIAEHTQGIEDFAADIAQTRWDEIERESGLSQAALKTVAEAYAKSNATIITYGMGITQHNKGTANVRLIADLLLLRGNIGKPGAGICPLRGHSNVQGNRTVGISEKPTPAFLNRLKDVFGFEPPSQHGHDAVQATQAMIDGRAKALICLGGNFAVAMPDHERGFPAMGNLDLSVHVGTKLNRTHLLVGKETFIFPCLGRTELDVQATGRQSITVEDSMSMVHASSGKLKPASPLLRSEPAIVAGMAKATLPDTRVDWTTLVEDYDRIRDLIEQTIPGFENYNARIRIPGGFRMPLPPTQRIWPTATGKAMFSVFDGVHENTSGEGEHVLRLITLRSHDQYNTTIYALDDRYRGVFGRRDVLFMNEEDMAQSGLAHGDRVDIETALPGSVQRLKDITVVAYSIAPVTVGAYYPEANVLVPLDYLDKDSGTPSYKSVPVRITLRSKEIRML, encoded by the coding sequence ATGAACAAGAAAAGACGCTCAGTGCCAGGTATCCGACACTATGACGGTCCTGCCGGAGGCTGGGGTGCACTAAAAGCGACGGCCATTGCGGTACGTACCCAGATGGATACCCTTGATGCCCCCGCAACGCTGCTGCGCACCAACCAGCCTGACGGCTTCGACTGCCCGGGCTGCGCGTGGCCCGATAAAGAACACAAATCGACGTTCCAGTTCTGTGAGAACGGCGCCAAAGCGGTGACCTGGGAAGCGACCAGCAAACGCGTTACTCCCGCATTTCTGGCAGAAAACAGCGTCTCCTCGCTGCTGGCAAAATCGGACTTTGAGCTGGAAGGCTACGGTCGACTGACTCATCCCCTGCGCTATGACCGGGCAAGCGATACCTTACGGCCCGTTGAGTGGGACGAGGCGTTTCAACGTATCGGTGAGGTATTACGCGGGCTCGAACCGGACCAGGTCGAGTTTTATACCTCCGGGCGAGCCTCTAACGAAGCGGCGTATCTGTTCCAGCTGTTCGCGCGCGAATACGGCACCAACAACTTTCCCGACTGCTCTAATATGTGTCACGAGGCCACCAGCGTCGGTTTGCCCCGTTCGATTGGCATCGGGAAAGGTACCGTCTCGCTGGACGACTTCGATAAGACCGAGCTGGTGATCTCCATCGGCCACAACCCCGGCACGAACCATCCGCGAATGATGGGTACTCTGCATGAGCTGGCCCGTCGCAACGTGCCGATTATCGTCTTTAACCCGCTGCGCGAACGCGCCCTCGAACGTTTCGCCGACCCGCAAAGCGTGATTGAAATGGCGACCTACGGCTCCACGGATATCGCCTCGACCTATTTCCAGGTGAAGGCCGGGGGCGATGCCGCCGCGCTGAAGGGCATTGCCAAACATCTGCTGGAAATGGAGGCCGAACGCGGTGACGTGCTGGATCGCGCATTCATTGCCGAACATACCCAGGGCATTGAGGACTTTGCCGCCGATATCGCGCAAACCCGCTGGGACGAGATCGAGCGCGAGTCGGGCCTCAGCCAGGCGGCGCTCAAAACGGTAGCAGAGGCCTATGCGAAATCAAATGCCACCATCATTACTTACGGAATGGGAATCACCCAGCACAATAAAGGCACGGCAAACGTCCGCCTGATAGCTGACCTGCTGCTGCTGCGCGGAAATATCGGCAAGCCCGGCGCGGGTATTTGCCCCCTGCGCGGTCACTCAAACGTTCAGGGAAACCGGACCGTGGGGATTAGCGAGAAGCCTACCCCGGCCTTCCTGAACCGTCTGAAGGACGTATTCGGCTTTGAACCGCCGTCTCAACACGGACACGATGCGGTGCAGGCCACGCAGGCGATGATCGACGGCCGCGCGAAGGCGCTCATCTGCCTCGGGGGTAATTTTGCGGTGGCGATGCCCGATCACGAGCGGGGTTTCCCGGCGATGGGTAATCTGGATTTGAGCGTGCACGTCGGCACCAAGCTCAACCGCACCCATCTGCTGGTGGGCAAAGAAACCTTTATTTTCCCGTGCCTTGGCCGCACGGAGCTGGATGTTCAGGCTACCGGTCGTCAGTCCATTACCGTCGAAGACTCCATGTCGATGGTGCATGCCTCCTCCGGCAAGCTGAAACCTGCCTCGCCGTTACTCCGCTCGGAACCGGCTATCGTTGCGGGCATGGCGAAAGCCACCCTGCCGGACACCCGCGTGGACTGGACGACGCTGGTTGAGGATTATGACCGGATCCGCGATCTGATCGAGCAGACCATTCCGGGCTTTGAGAACTACAACGCGCGGATCCGCATTCCCGGCGGCTTCCGTATGCCGCTGCCGCCGACGCAACGTATCTGGCCAACGGCGACGGGAAAAGCGATGTTCTCGGTGTTCGACGGCGTTCACGAGAACACCAGCGGTGAAGGTGAGCATGTTCTGCGCCTGATCACGCTGCGCAGCCACGACCAGTACAACACCACCATTTACGCTCTGGACGACCGCTACCGTGGGGTGTTTGGCCGCCGCGACGTGCTTTTTATGAACGAAGAGGACATGGCGCAGTCAGGGCTGGCACACGGCGACCGCGTGGATATTGAAACCGCCCTCCCCGGCAGCGTTCAGCGTCTGAAAGACATTACCGTGGTGGCGTACAGCATCGCGCCGGTCACCGTCGGCGCCTATTACCCGGAGGCCAACGTGCTGGTGCCGCTGGATTATCTGGATAAGGACAGCGGTACCCCGTCGTATAAATCCGTTCCGGTTCGCATCACCCTGCGCTCAAAAGAGATCCGCATGCTGTAA
- a CDS encoding LysR family transcriptional regulator — translation MDIKQLKYLIALDETRHFGKAASQCNITQPTLSMRIRSLEEELGLVLIVRGQRFEGFTPEGERILAWARALLAAHDGLQAEAALCKGQVVGELRLGMVPLASVDPMIFIRHLTQKYPELTYSLYSMSSAQIADGVSRNQLELGICYLNSIDTSLFDIIQLPKTKMGLLHDVRHFQLGQATLTWQDLTDFPLGFLTKGMHYRAHMEASFKAAGIEPTSVFESDSTFQIIQAVQSGVCCAVMPLNNGLEALNSNFRIVPIADANIEAPVGLIMRRQKPVSSLALRCFTDAQEVYHASNEA, via the coding sequence ATGGATATTAAACAGTTAAAATATTTAATCGCTCTCGACGAGACCCGCCATTTTGGCAAGGCGGCCTCGCAGTGCAACATCACCCAGCCGACCCTCTCCATGCGCATCCGCAGCCTGGAAGAGGAGCTGGGGCTGGTGCTGATTGTGCGCGGGCAGCGCTTTGAAGGGTTTACGCCGGAGGGTGAACGCATCCTCGCGTGGGCCCGCGCCCTGCTGGCGGCGCACGACGGGTTACAGGCGGAAGCCGCGCTGTGTAAAGGTCAGGTGGTGGGCGAATTACGTCTGGGGATGGTGCCGCTGGCGAGCGTGGATCCGATGATTTTTATTCGCCATCTGACGCAAAAATACCCGGAGCTGACCTACAGCCTTTATTCCATGTCCTCAGCGCAGATAGCGGACGGCGTCAGCCGCAATCAGCTTGAGCTGGGAATTTGCTACCTCAACAGCATCGATACCAGCCTGTTTGACATTATCCAGCTGCCAAAAACGAAGATGGGCCTGCTGCACGACGTCCGCCATTTCCAGCTCGGCCAGGCAACGCTGACGTGGCAGGACCTGACGGATTTTCCGCTGGGGTTCCTGACCAAAGGGATGCACTACCGGGCGCATATGGAGGCAAGCTTTAAGGCTGCCGGCATCGAACCGACGTCCGTTTTCGAGAGCGACTCTACGTTCCAGATCATTCAGGCGGTTCAGAGCGGCGTGTGCTGCGCCGTGATGCCGCTGAACAACGGGCTGGAGGCACTGAACAGCAACTTCAGGATTGTCCCCATCGCCGACGCGAATATTGAGGCTCCTGTCGGCCTGATTATGCGCAGGCAGAAGCCCGTCTCCTCGCTGGCGCTGCGCTGTTTTACCGACGCGCAGGAGGTTTATCACGCCAGCAATGAGGCGTAG
- a CDS encoding PhnD/SsuA/transferrin family substrate-binding protein: protein MSNLLAFPMYAVDRADTRALWLAVKGLLAARGVSVDRDPGWPESDLLTHWKQPALILSQTCGYPLVTQLPDVQVVGCFHYAAPGCEGSQYRSFLVVREEDRHLTLADFRGRRAVCNSADSQSGYNALRKIVAPLASGGPFFAQTSFSGSHRQSLIDVKRGAGDIAAIDCVTWALLQRHEPEWLAGLSVIDRTPLTPGLPLIASHNTSPETLNAIRDALGELVDAPEFREVCAAVLIEGFSVVTRQAYASLLA from the coding sequence ATGAGTAACCTGCTGGCATTTCCCATGTATGCCGTGGATCGCGCCGACACCCGCGCGCTCTGGCTGGCGGTAAAGGGGCTGCTGGCTGCGCGAGGTGTGTCCGTCGATCGCGATCCCGGCTGGCCTGAGTCCGATCTGCTGACCCACTGGAAACAGCCTGCGCTTATCCTCAGCCAGACCTGCGGTTACCCGCTGGTCACGCAGCTCCCGGACGTGCAGGTGGTCGGCTGTTTTCACTACGCGGCACCGGGCTGCGAAGGGAGCCAGTACCGCAGCTTTCTGGTGGTACGCGAGGAGGATCGGCACCTCACGCTGGCGGATTTTCGCGGACGTCGGGCGGTCTGTAATTCTGCGGATTCCCAGTCCGGCTACAATGCGCTGCGAAAGATAGTGGCTCCCCTGGCGAGCGGCGGTCCATTTTTCGCGCAAACGTCCTTCAGCGGCAGCCATCGCCAGTCGCTGATTGATGTGAAACGCGGGGCAGGGGATATCGCGGCCATCGACTGTGTCACCTGGGCACTGCTGCAGCGCCATGAGCCGGAATGGCTTGCGGGGCTGTCGGTCATTGACCGTACCCCGCTGACGCCGGGACTGCCGCTGATCGCCTCGCATAACACCTCGCCTGAAACGCTTAACGCCATTCGCGATGCGCTAGGCGAACTGGTGGATGCGCCTGAATTCCGGGAGGTGTGCGCCGCGGTACTGATTGAGGGGTTTAGCGTCGTGACGCGCCAGGCCTACGCCTCATTGCTGGCGTGA
- a CDS encoding fatty acid desaturase gives MSQRSSLYLHPQQREQIRHLASGFLWRSELPTWLLIITIYAGWFATLTFWQTLGLLPATLLLVGFTAWYMSLQHELIHGHPTRFAWLNQLFGTLPLAVWYPYGLYRDSHLAHHRHHSLTHPVDDPESYYFTDESWARFSPWQKRAIRARNTFAGRLVLAPLLDILQTLGSAAAAFRHLHLRAMAMWLVHVLLLVALFAWMTHTGFSPVWFVLAVSYPALALTKVRSFFEHRAADDPLARSVINEAGLFWRVLFLNLNYHSVHHDLPGVPWYGLKAIYQQNREAYQQRNHGFLVRGYGEWLRQFWARPVDVTVHPTKQQGEGYE, from the coding sequence ATGAGTCAACGAAGCTCCCTCTATTTACATCCGCAGCAACGCGAACAAATCCGCCATCTCGCATCGGGTTTTTTATGGCGAAGCGAACTGCCCACGTGGCTGTTAATTATTACTATTTATGCAGGCTGGTTTGCCACGCTAACGTTCTGGCAAACGCTCGGCCTGCTGCCCGCCACGCTGCTGCTCGTCGGGTTTACCGCCTGGTACATGTCCCTGCAGCATGAGCTGATCCACGGACACCCCACGCGTTTTGCCTGGCTCAACCAGCTGTTTGGCACGCTCCCGCTGGCGGTCTGGTATCCGTATGGCCTGTACCGGGACTCCCATCTCGCCCATCATCGGCACCATAGCCTGACCCATCCGGTGGATGACCCGGAGTCGTACTATTTTACCGACGAGAGCTGGGCGCGCTTTTCGCCGTGGCAGAAACGCGCGATCCGGGCCCGAAATACCTTCGCCGGGCGGCTGGTGCTGGCGCCGCTGCTGGATATCCTTCAGACGCTGGGCAGCGCCGCGGCGGCGTTTCGCCACCTTCACCTGCGGGCTATGGCTATGTGGCTGGTTCACGTGCTGCTGCTGGTGGCGCTCTTCGCCTGGATGACGCATACCGGTTTTTCACCCGTCTGGTTCGTGCTGGCGGTCAGCTATCCGGCGCTGGCGCTGACCAAGGTCCGATCGTTTTTCGAACATCGCGCGGCGGACGATCCCCTGGCGCGCTCCGTCATTAACGAGGCGGGGCTGTTCTGGCGGGTGCTGTTTTTGAATCTCAACTACCATTCAGTACATCACGATCTGCCGGGCGTTCCCTGGTACGGGCTGAAGGCGATCTACCAGCAAAACCGGGAGGCGTACCAGCAGCGAAACCACGGTTTTCTCGTCAGGGGCTATGGTGAATGGCTGCGTCAGTTCTGGGCCAGACCCGTCGACGTCACCGTTCACCCCACAAAACAACAGGGGGAAGGGTATGAGTAA
- a CDS encoding helix-turn-helix domain-containing protein, giving the protein MKKILIIVPDGGMLFEAAGIADILMQANRLHPEGLSQPRYRIIIATTQPHQVIHGQSGLNLLADYRLPELDPREPLDTIIITGRGMNEQESTAVVDWLHLAAPHARRVASICGGAMLLAQTGLLNGRRATTHWRLLETMQARYPAIRVEGGPLYIQDGPIWTSGGVSSGFDLTLALVEDDYGFTLARDVAQDMVMYLRRPGGQLQFSRYSLQQPGTSGPISELQAWILQNLTADLCVENLAGKAAMSPRNFTRVFTREAGVSPARYVTEARLAAARQLLEQTHDSLERVAEQSGFGTSINLRRIFEKQLHLTPGEYRQRFHCRKMA; this is encoded by the coding sequence ATGAAGAAAATCCTGATTATCGTTCCCGACGGCGGCATGCTTTTTGAAGCCGCCGGTATCGCCGACATTCTGATGCAGGCCAACCGGCTGCATCCGGAAGGGCTTTCGCAGCCCCGCTACCGGATTATCATCGCCACCACGCAGCCTCACCAGGTGATCCACGGCCAGTCCGGCCTGAATCTGCTGGCGGACTATCGCCTGCCGGAGCTGGATCCGCGTGAACCGCTGGACACCATTATCATCACCGGACGCGGCATGAACGAGCAGGAGAGCACGGCGGTGGTGGACTGGCTGCATCTCGCTGCGCCCCACGCCCGGCGGGTAGCCTCTATCTGCGGCGGCGCGATGCTGCTGGCCCAGACCGGCCTGCTGAACGGTCGCCGCGCGACCACCCACTGGCGGCTGCTGGAGACGATGCAAGCCCGGTATCCGGCTATCCGCGTCGAAGGCGGTCCGCTGTACATTCAGGATGGCCCCATCTGGACCTCCGGCGGCGTGAGCTCCGGGTTCGATCTGACCCTGGCGCTGGTGGAAGACGACTACGGATTTACCCTCGCCCGCGACGTGGCGCAGGATATGGTGATGTATCTGCGCCGTCCCGGCGGCCAGCTACAGTTCAGCCGTTACAGCCTGCAACAGCCCGGCACATCCGGTCCGATAAGCGAACTGCAAGCGTGGATCCTGCAGAACCTCACCGCCGACCTGTGCGTGGAAAATCTTGCCGGGAAAGCGGCAATGAGCCCGCGTAATTTCACCCGCGTGTTTACCCGCGAGGCGGGAGTCTCTCCGGCCCGCTACGTGACCGAGGCGCGTCTGGCCGCGGCCCGCCAGCTGCTTGAGCAGACCCATGACTCCCTTGAGCGCGTTGCCGAGCAAAGCGGGTTTGGCACCAGCATTAACTTGCGCCGCATCTTTGAGAAACAGCTTCACCTCACGCCCGGCGAGTACCGCCAGCGCTTCCACTGCCGCAAAATGGCGTAA
- the gap gene encoding type I glyceraldehyde-3-phosphate dehydrogenase: MVKVGINGFGRIGRNFLRAALGNPDLQIVAINDLTDSKTLAHLLKHDSLLGTLPAPVEAADGALQVDGQRIAVFSERDPANIPWRDVGVDVVIEATGFFTEREKAAVHITHGGAKRVIISAPGKNDDLTIVMGVNHDQYDPARHAVVSNGSCTTNGLAPAAQVLHQQFGIEHGLMNTTHAYTNSQALHDQPEKDLRGARAAALSIVPYSSGAAKALGKVIPSLDGKLTGYSLRVPVPVVSIVDLTVTLSRNVTAEEVNEAFRNAAASGPLKGILGYSDEPLVSSDYQGDPRSSIIDGLSTLVIGGNMVKILAWYDNEWGFSNRLVDLAVFMDKKGL, translated from the coding sequence ATGGTTAAGGTCGGTATTAACGGTTTCGGCCGTATCGGACGTAATTTCCTGCGCGCGGCGCTGGGTAACCCGGATCTGCAGATTGTGGCCATTAACGATCTGACGGACAGTAAAACCCTCGCCCACCTGCTGAAACATGATTCCCTGCTGGGCACGCTTCCCGCGCCCGTTGAAGCGGCAGACGGTGCGCTGCAGGTAGACGGGCAGCGGATCGCCGTTTTTAGCGAACGCGATCCGGCGAATATCCCGTGGCGCGACGTCGGCGTTGACGTGGTAATTGAGGCCACCGGCTTCTTTACAGAGCGGGAAAAAGCCGCAGTGCATATTACCCACGGCGGCGCTAAGCGCGTCATCATTTCCGCCCCCGGGAAGAACGACGACCTGACGATTGTGATGGGCGTCAACCATGACCAGTACGATCCCGCCCGCCACGCGGTGGTGAGCAACGGGAGCTGCACCACGAACGGTCTGGCACCGGCTGCCCAGGTGCTGCATCAGCAGTTCGGGATTGAGCATGGCCTGATGAACACCACGCATGCCTACACCAACAGCCAGGCGCTGCACGATCAGCCGGAGAAAGATCTGCGCGGCGCACGCGCGGCGGCGCTGTCGATTGTGCCTTATTCAAGCGGCGCGGCGAAAGCGCTGGGGAAAGTGATCCCCTCCCTGGACGGTAAGCTGACCGGATACTCCCTGCGCGTGCCGGTGCCGGTGGTGTCGATTGTGGATTTGACGGTAACGCTGAGCCGTAACGTAACCGCCGAAGAGGTGAACGAGGCGTTCCGCAACGCGGCCGCCAGCGGGCCGCTGAAAGGCATTCTGGGCTATAGCGATGAACCGCTGGTTTCCAGCGATTATCAGGGCGACCCGCGCTCCTCGATTATTGACGGGCTTTCCACGCTGGTGATTGGCGGGAACATGGTGAAGATCCTGGCGTGGTACGACAACGAGTGGGGCTTCTCTAACCGCCTGGTGGATTTGGCGGTATTTATGGATAAGAAAGGGCTGTAA